A part of Cannabis sativa cultivar Pink pepper isolate KNU-18-1 chromosome 6, ASM2916894v1, whole genome shotgun sequence genomic DNA contains:
- the LOC115724835 gene encoding cysteine-rich receptor-like protein kinase 19 codes for MASMTIITLFLVFLSLKFQYSKAQSWVRAGYWFSGSEFPISDINSELFTHLICAFADVNSSSYELSISSSNEQLFSTFTNTVKQKNPSVTTLLSIGGGNADYKVFSQMVSNSSHRKSFIDSSIKLARLNGFQGLDFCWVSANTSSDMSNMGLLFKEWRDATSNSSSQEPQLILTAAVQFTPDVEDTSFPVDSIRSHLDWVNVLAYDYYGPQWWNSTAAQAALFDPSSQTNTDFGISSWIGRGISSSKLVLSLPYYGYAWKLVNPNENSIGAPASGPAISEDGSMTYKDIKSYIKRYNAQVTYNATYVVNYFSVGSTWVGFDDVEVVQVKVSYAKEKKLLGYVAWHIANDDNWVLSLTAKEGGGRKTKKKWKLLVIIFTSIVTTVLIVAALLFYFLKRRLKSKVEVSKYPKNSAAAAGDFNSNIPNLRVFSLADVEAATEGFSVENKLGQGGYGPVYKGVLPNGEEIAVKKLSAASTQGFEEFKNEVVLTAKLQHVNLVRVMGFCIERDEQMLIYEYMPNKSLDLYLFDPLRRYVLDWRKRVNIIEGVTQGLLYLQEYSRLTIIHRDLKASNILLDDEMTPKISDFGMARIFTKDGLEANTRRIVGTYGYIPPEYAKQGLYSTKSDVYSFGVLLLQIISGKRTALVYGLNEDLNLLEYAYELWKTGKGMDFMDPSLEDSHSSCKLMKCLEIALLCVQDNANDRPSMLEVSSMLKNQNATMVTPQKPTFATRNSKNQEGSTVKSWPADTSSSVNEATISEVLPR; via the exons atggcatccaTGACTATCATCACTCTTTTCttggtttttctttctttaaagTTCCAATATTCAAAAGCACAATCTTGGGTTAGAGCAGGGTACTGGTTTTCAGGTAGTGAATTCCCAATTTCAGATATAAATTCTGAACTCTTTACTCACCTAATTTGTGCTTTTGCTGATGTGAACTCTTCTTCCTATGAGCTCTCAATATCATCTTCAAATGAACAATTATTTTCAACTTTCACAAACACTGTCaaacaaaagaacccttcagTCACAACACTTTTATCCATTGGAGGAGGAAATGCAGACTACAAAGTCTTTTCACAAATGGTTAGTAATTCATCTCATAGAAAGTCTTTCATTGATTCTTCAATAAAGCTAGCCAGGCTCAATGGTTTCCAAGGCCTAGACTTTTGTTGGGTCTCAGCAAACACAAGCTCAGACATGTCAAACATGGGACTTTTATTCAAAGAGTGGAGAGATGCCACTAGCAACTCATCGAGCCAGGAACCACAATTAATCTTAACCGCAGCTGTTCAGTTCACACCAGATGTTGAAGACACTTCTTTCCCTGTGGACTCAATCCGGAGCCACTTGGATTGGGTAAATGTCTTGGCCTATGACTACTACGGGCCTCAGTGGTGGAATTCAACCGCTGCACAAGCTGCTCTATTTGACCCTTCAAGCCAAACTAATACTGATTTTGGTATCAGCTCATGGATTGGCAGGGGAATATCTTCTTCCAAATTGGTTTTGTCATTGCCTTACTATGGATATGCTTGGAAACTTGTGAATCCCAATGAAAACAGTATTGGAGCACCAGCAAGTGGTCCAGCTATATCTGAAGATGGATCAATGACTTATAAGGACATTAAAAGTTACATTAAGAGGTATAATGCTCAAGTAACATATAATGCTACTTATGTGGTGAATTACTTCTCTGTTGGATCAACTTGGGTTGGTTTTGATGATGTTGAAGTTGTTCAAGTTAAGGTTTCTTATGCCAAGGAGAAGAAGTTACTTGGTTATGTTGCCTGGCATATAGCTAATGATGACAATTGGGTGCTTTCTCTTACAG CAAAAGAAGGTGGTGGAAGAAAGACCAAAAAGAAGTGGAAATTGTTAGTAATCATTTTCACATCAATAGTTACTACTGTTTTAATAGTAGCTGCCTTGCTATTTTACTTCTTGAAAAGAAGACTCAAATCAAAAG TTGAAGTATCAAAGTATCCAAAAAACAGTGCAGCAGCTGCTGGAGATTTTAATAGCAATATTCCTAATCTTCGAGTCTTTAGCCTTGCTGATGTTGAGGCTGCTACAGAAGGTTTTTCAGTCGAAAATAAGCTCGGACAAGGTGGATATGGTCCTGTTTATAAG GGTGTACTTCCAAATGGAGAAGAAATAGCAGTTAAGAAACTGTCAGCGGCTTCAACACAAGGATTCGAGGAGTTTAAGAATGAAGTTGTACTCACAGCGAAACTTCAGCATGTTAATCTTGTTCGAGTTATGGGATTCTGCATTGAAAGAGATGAACAAATGCTAATCTATGAATACATGCCAAATAAGAGCTTGGACTTGTACCTATTTG ATCCTCTTAGAAGGTATGTCTTGGATTGGAGAAAACGTGTAAACATCATTGAAGGTGTCACTCAAGGGCTTCTTTATCTCCAAGAATACTCAAGATTGACAATTATACACCGAGACTTGAAAGCTAGCAATATATTACTTGATGATGAGATGACTCCTAAGATATCAGATTTTGGAATGGCAAGAATTTTTACAAAAGATGGACTTGAAGCAAACACAAGGCGAATAGTTGGAACATA TGGCTACATTCCACCAGAATATGCCAAGCAAGGATTATATTCCACCAAATCAGATGTTTATAGCTTTGGAGTTCTACTTCTACAGATCATAAGTGGCAAAAGGACAGCTCTTGTTTATGGATTGAATGAAGATCTAAATCTCCTTGAATat GCATATGAACTGTGGAAAACAGGAAAAGGAATGGATTTTATGGACCCTTCACTTGAGGACTCACATTCATCATGCAAGTTGATGAAATGCCTGGAAATAGCTCTGTTATGTGTACAAGACAATGCAAACGACAGGCCATCCATGTTAGAAGTTTCTTCAATGCTGAAGAACCAAAATGCAACTATGGTGACACCCCAAAAGCCTACTTTTGCAACTAGAAATAGTAAAAATCAGGAGGGAAGTACAGTTAAATCTTGGCCAGCTGATACTTCTTCTTCGGTCAATGAAGCTACAATCTCTGAGGTGCTACCCCGCTAG
- the LOC115724849 gene encoding class V chitinase, with the protein MASIIRKTILFSIFLVIFHQLTTSSAQTTIKAAYWFPESEFPVTSIDSSQFTVLFCAFAQLNPQNYQLFIPSQNAQKFSTFTSTVQRRNPNIKTLLSIGGGAADKTVYAAMASDWNRRQAFIKSSISLARSNNFHGLDLDWEYPSTTDQMTQFGYLVDEWRSAVAEEARNTGRSPLLLAAAVFYSSRYETGAEYVVLALSRSLDWINVMSYDFYAPGWSTVTGPPAALYNPGRSVSADSGIKAWIQAGFPANKIVLGVPFYGYGWTLSNPSNNGYFAPTTGAAFPDNGAKTYQQIKQFIADNRATAVFDSRVVNDYCYSGRTWFGFDDIQSIRTKVKYIKDNRLRGYFAWHVGGDDNMALSRTASQALDQQGAVRAN; encoded by the exons ATGGCTTCCATAATCAGAAAAACTATCCTCTTCTCAATTTTCCTGGTCATTTTCCACCAACTCACCACCTCATCAGCCCAAACGACAATAAAAGCTGCGTATTGGTTCCCTGAGAGCGAGTTCCCGGTGACCAGTATAGACTCCTCACAATTCACAGTACTTTTCTGTGCTTTCGCTCAACTCAACCCCCAAAACTACCAACTCTTCATTCCATCCCAAAATGCCCAAAAGTTCTCAACTTTCACCTCCACAGTCCAACGCCGAAACCCCAACATCAAAACCCTCCTCTCCATCGGCGGCGGTGCTGCCGACAAAACCGTCTACGCTGCCATGGCTTCCGACTGGAACCGCCGTCAAGCTTTCATCAAATCCTCCATAAGCTTAGCCAGATCCAACAACTTCCATGGCCTCGACCTCGACTGGGAGTACCCTTCCACCACCGACCAGATGACCCAATTCGGCTACCTCGTCGACGAGTGGCGCTCCGCCGTCGCCGAAGAGGCACGTAACACCGGCCGATCGCCGCTTCTTCTAGCAGCAGCGGTTTTCTACTCTTCCAGATACGAAACCGGTGCCGAATACGTCGTCCTCGCCTTGTCGAGAAGCTTGGATTGGATCAACGTTATGAGTTACGACTTCTACGCGCCGGGTTGGTCGACCGTGACCGGACCTCCGGCAGCTCTGTACAATCCGGGAAGGTCGGTCAGCGCCGATTCCGGCATCAAGGCTTGGATTCAGGCAGGTTTCCCGGCTAACAAGATAGTTCTGGGAGTACCATTCTATGGATATGGATGGACTCTTTCGAACCCGAGTAACAATGGGTACTTTGCTCCGACGACCGGAGCTGCTTTTCCGGACAACGGAGCAAAAACTTATCAGCAGATCAAGCAGTTCATAGCTGATAATAGGGCGACGGCGGTGTTTGATTCTCGAGTGGTAAACGATTACTGTTACTCTGGTAGGACTTGGTTTGGGTTCGATGATATTCAGAGTATAAGAACTAAGGTTAAGTATATCAAAGACAACAGATTACGTGGCTATTTTGCATGGCATGTTGGTGGGGATGACAATATGGCACTCTCTCGTACAG CGTCCCAAGCCTTGGATCAACAGGGAGCAGTGAGGGCTAATTAA
- the LOC115724850 gene encoding class V chitinase, which produces MASKIKPHFFPIILILALLHKLNFSNAQTTIKSAYWFPESGFPASSIDSSLFTVLYCAFASLDPQNYQLFIPSQNAQHFSTFTSTVQRRNPSLKTLISIGGGNANAQDYAAMVSDWNRRQAFIKSSISLARSNNFHGLDLDWEHPETPDQMTQFGYLVDEWRTAVADEASTSGNPPLLLAAAVSFSSTHQSESGSAEYVVPALARSLDWINVMGYDFYAPDWSTVTGPPGALYNPGRSVSADSGVRAWIQAKFPANKIVLGFPFIGYAWTLSNPGNNGYFSPTNGAAFPDNGALTYKRIKELMVDNKSSLTAVFNSSVVNDYCYFGSTWIGFDDTQSIETKVRYIKEKMGLRGYFAWHIGGDDNMLLSQTASSAWGS; this is translated from the exons ATGGCGTCCAAAATAAAACCCCACTTCTTTCCAATAATCTTAATTTTGGCCCTTCTCCACAAGCTCAACTTCTCAAACGCCCAAACGACAATAAAATCTGCGTATTGGTTCCCAGAGAGCGGATTCCCAGCCTCAAGCATAGACTCATCACTATTCACAGTTCTCTACTGTGCTTTCGCTTCACTCGACCCCCAAAACTATCAACTCTTCATTCCTTCCCAAAATGCCCAACACTTCTCAACTTTCACCTCCACCGTCCAACGCCGCAACCCCTCCCTCAAAACCCTTATCTCCATCGGCGGTGGAAATGCCAATGCCCAAGATTACGCCGCCATGGTTTCCGACTGGAACCGCCGCCAAGCCTTCATAAAATCGTCCATAAGCCTGGCCAGGTCCAACAACTTCCATGGCCTCGACCTCGATTGGGAGCACCCTGAAACTCCTGACCAAATGACCCAATTCGGCTACCTCGTCGACGAGTGGCGCACTGCCGTCGCCGACGAGGCTAGCACCTCAGGAAACCCGCCTCTGCTCCTCGCGGCGGCGGTTTCTTTCTCTTCCACACATCAAAGTGAAAGTGGGTCAGCCGAATACGTTGTCCCAGCCCTGGCGAGAAGCTTGGATTGGATAAACGTTATGGGTTATGACTTCTACGCGCCGGATTGGTCTACTGTGACCGGACCTCCGGGAGCTCTGTACAATCCGGGGAGGTCTGTCAGCGCTGACTCCGGTGTCCGAGCTTGGATCCAGGCGAAGTTTCCGGCGAATAAGATAGTGTTGGGATTTCCTTTCATTGGATATGCTTGGACCCTTTCTAATCCCGGTAACAATGGATACTTTTCTCCGACGAACGGAGCTGCTTTCCCGGACAATGGAGCTTTAACTTACAAAAGGATTAAAGAGTTAATGGTTGATAACAAGTCAAGTTTGACTGCGGTGTTTAACTCGTCTGTGGTCAACGACTACTGTTACTTTGGGTCCACGTGGATCGGGTTTGACGATACGCAAAGTATTGAGACTAAAGTTAggtatattaaagaaaaaatgggGTTACGTGGCTATTTTGCATGGCATATTGGAGGTGATGACAATATGCTACTCTCTCAAACAg CTTCGAGTGCTTGGGGATCATAG